One genomic segment of Terriglobia bacterium includes these proteins:
- a CDS encoding PAS domain S-box protein, translated as MNPTISHSRLCEQIVEDAQAGIIFADEGGIIRLWNSGAEAMFGYTAAEAIGQTMEMIIPEKHRAHHNEGYARVMQTGITKYGRDALAVPALRKDGTRISIEFTIVLVRSAEGGMLGAAAIVQDVTARWERDKALRARLAALENKTTQPQRP; from the coding sequence ATGAACCCCACCATCAGCCATTCCAGGTTGTGCGAACAAATCGTCGAGGATGCGCAAGCGGGAATCATCTTCGCCGACGAAGGCGGCATTATCCGCCTGTGGAACAGCGGCGCGGAAGCCATGTTTGGCTACACCGCCGCGGAGGCGATCGGCCAAACCATGGAGATGATCATCCCCGAAAAACATCGAGCCCACCACAACGAGGGCTACGCACGGGTGATGCAAACCGGGATCACGAAGTATGGACGGGATGCGCTCGCCGTTCCCGCGCTGCGCAAGGACGGCACCCGAATTTCCATCGAGTTCACCATTGTTCTGGTGCGGTCGGCGGAAGGCGGCATGCTGGGCGCGGCGGCGATCGTGCAGGACGTCACGGCGCGCTGGGAACGCGATAAGGCGCTGCGCGCCCGCCTGGCTGCGCTGGAAAACAAAACCACCCAACCGCAGCGGCCGTAG